One Sporosarcina sp. FSL W8-0480 genomic window, TTGGCGTTTAGACTACTTGCTTAATGAAAGCTTTTCCATTACGGGAAGCTTTTTTTAGGTTTTAATGCGATAATGAAAAAAAGACGAATAAAGGATGACACGATGACGAAAACAATAGATGTACAAGTAAATGCACAAAGTATAGCGGCGTTTAAGAAGGGATATCCACTTATATTAAAGGATGCTGTGGTGAATCCGGAAGTGCTGAAAGAGGAAGGCACGCTCATCCGCTTAATCGATAAATACCGTAAGTTTGTCGCGAAAGGCTATTATGGCAATCAAAACAAAGGTATCGGATGGGTATTGACGAGGGATGACAATGAGGAGATTGACTTTGAATTTTTCGAATCAAGGATCTCAGGAGCCCTTTCACGCCGAGAGTCTTTTTTCGAAGATAGCGAGACGACCGCATTCCGTGTCTTCAATGGTGAAGGCGATGGGATCGGCGGATTGACAATCGATTATTTTGACGGCTTTTACATGGTCAGCTGGTATAGTGAAGGCATCTACTCGATGAAGCATCACGTTTATGGAGTTTTGGACAAACTTGTGGACTACAAGGCAATCTATGAGAAAAAGCGATTCGATACGAAAGGCCAATACATCGAGCAGGATGATTTCGTGAAGGGTACGCCTGGAGATTTCCCAATCATTGTAAAAGAAAATGGCATGAACTTTGCTGTTGATTTGAATGATGGGGCTATGACGGGCATTTTCCTCGATCAGCGAGATGTGAGGAAAGCGTTGCGCGACAAATATTCAGACGGCAAGCATGTGCTGAATACATTTTCGTATACAGGTGCGTTTTCGGTTGCTGCAGCTCTCGGTGGTGCACGTGAGACGACGAGCGTCGATTTGGCAAAGCGCAGTTTGCCGAAGACAATTGAGCAGTTCAGCGTGAATGGCATTGATTATGAAGCGCAAAACATTAAAGTGATGGACGTGTTTGATTATTTCCGTTACGCGAAACGCCACGAGCTGAAATTTGACGTCGTCGTTCTCGACCCGCCAAGTTTTGCACGTTCGAAGAAATATACATTCAGCACAGCAAAGGATTATCCGGCGCTGCTTGAAGATGCTATTGCTATTACGGAAAAGAACGGCATCATCGTTGCTTCAACGAATAACGCAAGCTTCAGCATGAAGAAGTTCAAGTCGTTTATCGATAAAGGATTTGCGGATGCCGGTTCACGGTATAAAATTCTTGAGGAATCCTCATTGCCAAAAGATTTCCGTACAAACCGCGACTTCCCGGAATTTAACTATTTAAAGGTTGTCATCTTACAGAAGCTGAAATAAGGAACTGGACGCCACCTCCTGTACGGGGGTGGTTTTTTGTTAAGATTGCAATTACCGAAAGAAAAAAGTTCAATAGATAGAAAGAGAGAAGGGGGAGTGCGGATGATTGAGGCGGTTTTGCATGGTGCAATCTTGGCCCTCGGGTTGATAATCCCGTTGGGGGCTCAAAATGTGTTTGTGTTCAATCAGGGGGCATTGCAACCGAGGTTGGTGAAGGCACTGCCTGTGGTCGTTACTGCAGGGATTTGCGATACGATATTAATCGTGGCGGCCGTTTCGGGCGTCTCGTTACTCATTTTGACGTTCCAGTGGCTGGAAACAATTATTTTTGCAGTAGGAATCTTGTTTTTAATCTTCATCGGAATTTCCCTTTGGCGGAGTGCCCCATCCGCGGCAATAGCGGAAGAGGAACGATTTTCTCCCAAAAAGCAAATCATGTTCGCTGCATCGGTATCCTTATTGAACCCTCATGCAATCCTTGATACGATCGGCGTCATCGGTTCGAACGCGTTAAGTTATTCAGGGGAGACTCGAGTTGCGTTCACGTTGACGACAATCATCATTTCATGGTGTTGGTTTTTCGGGCTCGCACTTGCAGGAAGGCTGCTTGGCAAGATGGATACAAGAGGGAAATTCATTGGCTTGTTGAATAAAATCTCCGCTTTCGTCGTATGGGGAGTTGCGGTGTATATGGCATTCCGGATATGGGGCAAGTTTTTTTGAATATATCTATTGAATCGGTAAATTTATCTATCGAATGCTGTAAGTTATCTATCGAATCCACTGTTTTATCTATCGAATAGTGAAACTTTTCACCAAGTCAGGACTTTAAGACCGAAAAAAGGAGCGAGGGATTACAACTCCCTCAGCTCCTCATTCAATTTCTCAGCTTGCTTTCTGAAATACATGTAAAACGCGGCCCAAATGATTGCATAGAACCCAATGAAAATACCAAGCATGCTGAGGAATCCTTTCATCGTAAAAGGAATCCACCCGATGACGAACGCAACTATGAAGTATAGCGCAGTGACGCTGAGGAAATGCAACGTCGTTTGCATTGGCAATGTCAGTTTCTCATTTTCAAAAAGCAATGGTGTCACTGTAAAGAACCAGCCGCAGAATACAGTTCCTATCACATTTTTAGATAATATGGCTGCATCCAACATATCTTTATCGCCAAAATGTATGACCGCCATTATTGTAACGAGGGCGAGGAATGAGCCGAAAAAGATGCCTAATATGCTTCTTGTCAAAAACGTCTTCATCCATTTTTCCTCCTGTTCATCTTCAATGCTTCCTTAATGCCGCCCACATATGTCCGCGACACATACTCCTTTGCACCTGATTTGAAGTGAACTACCAATGTCCCATTAAAAGAGGCTTCAAATCGGCTTAGTTCATGCAAATTGGCGATGACCGATTTCGACAGCCTGATGAACTTTGTAGAAGGAAGTATTTCCTCAAGCTCATATAACTTCTCCTTCAAAGAAAAGGAGCCTACCGCCGTCACTGCCATGACACCCTCCTTCTCCGTATGGAAATAATGAATTTCGTCCGGCTTCAAAATATGCTGCATCTCACCGTCTTTCCCAACGAGAAACTCTGTTTTCTTCCCCTTCAAAAAATCAAGGATCTCTTTTATCGAATCATCCACTTCATTGCAATGGATGGTTACTTTTGTCTCTTCATAATCGCTGTCGATATCCAAGGTAACTTTCATTTTGTCCATCCCCCTTCACCATATAATACCATTGGAAAAGGATTATTTTCTTAGTTTATTTGCAAAACGGAGTATGAAAAGTGATACGATTACGCAGCTGATAATAAATCCGATTGATAGCAGAGTGCTGCTATCCCATTGAAATTGACCGTTCCAGACGGCGATAAATAATTGATTCATATGGTAGATTGGGTTGAATTCTGCAATTACCTGAACGAATTTCGGCATCATATCGATTGGCATTGTGAATCCGCCAGTGAACATGACAATTTGAAAAATGACGATGGAGAAAACGAGTGCGCCATTCATGCTTGTGAATAAAGAATAGATAGCGGAAGAAATGATGAGTAAGGCGGCATTGAAAAGCATGAACGTGATGAACGCCATTATGAAATTAATTGGATGGAATGAAAGGTCATAAGCAACCATTCCAATGAAAAATACTAAGAAATAGCCGAAGCTTGTAATAATGATAGCTCTAAGAATATTTGAGATGAGCAATGTCCTTTTTGGAACAGGTGATAAATTGATGCGCTTTTCGACACCAGTTGTCCGGTTCATCACCTGATCGAATCCGAATGCGAAAAAGACGACACCGAATGTAATAAGAAGGATGAAGGAAGGCGTGTACGTTTCAGCATAACTAAGATTGCCTGCATACATAGTGTCACCGAAAAGTTGGCCCATGAATAAATACGTAACCGGTGGAACGATGATCGTGAATACCATATAAAAGATTTCCCTTGAGAACATCAGTAAATCGTACTTAAGTTGAGTCGCTAACATATGAATTCCTCCTTAAATGGATACCTTTGAAAGATAAAAATCGTTGATAGATTTATAACCCGAAGATAAAATCCCTTGAGTCGTATCGAACACTTCATTGACTCCGTCATTCAGAAGCATCACTTTATCGCAATAGAGTTCGACTTCATCCATATTATGTGTCGTTAAAATGACCGTGCCGCCTGTACGCTTGTTGTACTCGGAAATGTACATCCAAAGCATATTCCGCATATGGGGATCGAGACCGGTCGTCGGTTCATCTAAAATAAGCATTTTTGGCTCGGATAAAAAGGCGATTGCAAGACTGACAATTTGTTTCCATCCACCGGATAGCTTATCGAAGTATTTCTTCCGGTGCGGCTGAAGTTTGAAGTCGATGATGATTTGCTCAATATCGACAGGTGATTTGTAATACGTTTTGAAGAGCTTTAGAAGCTCCGCGACTTTTAGTGTTTTATAAAATTGAGTAGGTTGCAATACAGCAGATATATCTTTTCGTACGTTCTCGAGCCCGCTATATGATAAGGTCCGAAGTTCTTTATCGAATAACAGTACATTCCCTTCGTCATACGATTTCAAAGTCATCAGGATTTCAAGGAATGTTGATTTACCTGCACCGTTTTTCCCGATTACGCCGATGATTTCTCCAGCCTGTGCTTTGAAATCAATGCCCCGTAATACTTTGTGCGCCCCATAAGCTTTTTGCAAATTGCTAACATGAACAATCTCCATTTTCAAATTCCCTCCGTCGCTGTTCTTTGTACACTTACTATATACAGAGATTCGGAATCCGTATGCCGATTTTCGATGACTGGTAGATATTCTACTGTTAGTTGCAAAAAAACGGAGGTCAGTTGCATAAGGGGAAGGGGTTTTCTTGAGCATGCTGAGTTATGCGTGAGTTTGATATACTTTTGCACCCTCGGGACCTCTTGCGCAATGCAAGCAAGGAATATTTTAGCTCAAGGTCCATTCTTTCGCACAAGGGTCCATTCATTCGAGTTGAAGGTCCATTCTTTCGCACAAGGGTCCATTCTTTCGCACAAGGGTCCATTCATTCCAGTTTAAGGTCCATTCTTTCATACAAGAGTCCATTCATTCCAGTTTAAGGTCCATTCTTAGTCAAGTCCTTAGTCTTGTGTAAATTCCCTTTAATGTTTTCAGGTTAATATAAGACGTTACAAATATGTTAGGCAATACTGGATATGCCTACGAAACTCTATCTCGCAACTTTACTTGGAGAGGCGGACATGATAGCCTTGGCGGGAAAAGCCAGCCCTAACGGCTGGGTTTCCTGGCTTGGGACTCATGCCCGCAGAGGCTCCAAGTCAAGTTGCTTCACGATGCATCAAGTCTTACGACTTTTTAGCTGTAAACAATCGTTTATTCCAGTATTTATTTGATTCGACATAACTGATGAGTACGGCGCCAATCAACCTAAAAGCGGATTGGGTATTCGGGAAGATCCGGATAACTCTTTCACGCCTGCGGATCTCTTCATTCAGCCTTTCTACACCATTAGTGCTTCGTATCGACTTGCGATGGGCGATAGGAAAATTCATGTATTGGATTGAGTCTTCAAATCCCTCGTCAAGTATTTTTAATGCTTTTTGGTACTTGGGATTCTCTTCGTACTTTTCAAAGAACAGCTCTTTCAGACTTCGCACGGTGTCCATATCTTCTGCGGCAAATATGCTTTTTAGTAGACTGATTGCTTCCTGGTTGTCCTTTTTAGGGAAAGCTTCTACGATGTTGCGTTTGAAGTGGACATTGCATCGCTGCCAAGAGGTTCCTAAAAAATCCTCTTGAATGGCTTTTTTAAGACCTTCATGGGCATCGGAAACAACCAGTTTTGGTGATTGTAGACCTCTTGAAATAAGATGTTGGAAAAAGGAGGACCAACTCTTATAACTTTCGTTATGATCTACTTTCAACCCTAAGATTTCCCGACGACCTTCCTTGTCCACTCCCAAAGCGATGTAGACGGCTTTAGAGACTACACGGTTGTGCTCCCTAACTTTAATGTACATTGCGTCCACAAATAAGTAAGGATAAAAGTTTGTATTCAAAGGACGATTTGCCCATTCATTGACAATGGGATCCAGTTTCGCTGTAAGGGAGGAAACGAATGATTTTGACACACTCTTACCGCAAAGCTGTTCAACAATCTTGGTGACTTTTCGTGTTGACACCCCATTCACAACCATTTCAAGCATGGATAGAACAAGGGCTTGGTCACATCGCGCATATCTTTCAAAGACTGAGGGAGCGAAATCACCTTGGCGAGTACGGGGAACCTTCAAAGTAATCTTTCCGATACTCATGGTAAAATCACGCTCATAATATCCGTTTCGATAATCTACACGGTCGGCAGAACGCTCGTAGGACGCAGCGTTCAAGTACTCATCCCGTTCCATTTCCATGTATTCGTTCAGGACTAAAACGATTGTGGATTTGACGACAGCATCAATGTTTGAATTCATCACAGAGTCTTTTAAAACATCCATATCTAGGTTAAAATTAAGTTGGGCCATTTTCCATTCCTCCAAATGTTTATCGTGGTTGAAAACATTTTATCACAAGGGATGGAAAAGGCCTTTTCCTATTTACACAATTATATGGACTTAATCCCATTCTTTCGCACAAGGGTCCATTCATTCCAGTTAAGGTCCATTCTTTCGCATGAGGGTCCATTCATTCCAGTTTAAGGTCCATTCTTTCGCACAAGGGTCCATTAATTACAGCTCAAGGTCCATTCTCTCTATTTCAAGATTTTTCGGAAAATATATGACGCAGAAGGAAACCAAATCGACGATGAATTCGTCACAGTAAATAGTGCAATCGCAAAATTATGAACTATTTCTTACTTACAAGGGGGATGGGAAATGATTATTATGATCAACGGGGCGTTTGGTGTCGGGAAGACATCGGTTGCAAATGAACTATTGCGTAGATTGGACGGAGCTATGCTATTTGATCCGGAAGCGATTGGGTTCATGCTGAGGCATATTATCCCGCAAGAAATGAAATTGGATAGAGAGAAAACCGGGGATTTTCAAGACTTGGAAATGTGGAGGCCATTGACGGTCGAAGTGGCAAAACAGCTTCGCGAGACGTATGGGAAAGACTTGATCGTGCCGATGACGATTTACAATAAGGACTATTTTAATACAATCCATGGTGGTTTTAGGCGAATTGATCCTGAAACGTATCATTTCTGTTTGGTCGCTAAAAAGGAGACTATCCATCAACGACTCATTGAACGTGGGGAAGAGGAAGGCAATTGGTGCTTCCAGCAGACGGATAAATGCCTATCAGGGTTTGAGGACTTCCGTTTTGAACAATTCATACAAACTGACGATACCGGGATTGAAGAAATTGCTAATTTCATTTGCAAGGAGACTGCAGTTAAGTCGATAAATAACTGACAAAAACTTACCATTCAGTAATCTTAACAAACACTTTACATCATACTTTTTCCCTATGACCTATACTTGCTATAGACTATAGATCATCAAGGGGATGCTTGGAATTGAGAATGACAGTCGGAAAGAAGTTATGGCTTGGATTTTTAGCAATACTATCAATCGTTCTCTTTGTAGGGGCGTCTGGCCTCTGGGCCCTATATAAATTGAATGCAGAATACCGTTATTTAATTGACGACAAAATAAAAAACGTCATCGCCATGGAACAACTATTGTCAGCCCAACATGCGGATGCAAAAAACATCCGTGGCTACATCATTTACCAAGAGCAAACATACGTGGAACAACGAACAGAAATTATGGAATCCATTAAGGGACATATAAAAGAGTTGGACAAAGCATTACATACTCCATCCGCCCATGAAATGATGAAAAACGTGAAGGAGACATCTAAGAGCGCGGAACAAATTAGTGAACTCATCATCCGAGATGTTCACTCGGGGAATATGGAAAGCGCTATGAACTTGGCAAAGGAAGTATCCTACTACCAGGAGAAGGTTTCGGCCAATCTTCAACAGCTGATTCACCAGCAAGAATCTGAAAAGAAAAATACTGAAGAGCAGCTACAAACCGTGTTGAAGTGGATATATGTAAGTATTGTAGGCTTGATCGGTGTTGCAGTCATAACAAGTATCATCATAGCCCGAATCATTAGCAATAGCATCGCTCGACCGGTACGAAATATGACTGCGTCTCTTGCACAACTCGCAAACGGAGATTTTACTTCCGGGCCGATTTTAGTCCACAACAAAGATGAAATAGGGGATATGGCTATCGCACTTAATGGGATGACGGATGACTTGAGGGGAATTCTGAAGACTGTCAAAGACTCTGCTATTCTGCTTGCTAACCATGCGGAGGAATTATCCGCAAGCTCGGAGGAAAGCTTAGCCGCCTCGAAAACAGTTGCAGAAATAACGGAGCGGAATTTGATTGCGAGTGATGAACAGGTCGGAAAAGTGAATGATTCCACTCGTTCTTTGAATGAAATGCTAAAAGGGATTGACCATATTAGCAACGATAATGAAAAGATGCAACATGCTTCAACGGAAGTTGCTGGCCACGTTTTAGATGGGGCTTCAAAGATGAAAGATTTAACAAGCCAAATGGCGGAAATTAGTTCCTCCATTCAGAGGTCATCCAACACAATCGGTCAACTAGCGACCCAATCGGAAAAAATCCGCGAAGTGACGACTGTTATAACAAAGATGGCAGAGCAGACAAACCTATTAGCGTTGAATGCGGCAATTGAAGCCGCACGAGCGGGTGAACATGGTAAAGGGTTTGCTGTTGTAGCCAATGAGGTGCGCCATCTTGCGGATCAATCGAAACAGTCAGCAGCAGATATTGGGAGATTAATCGATGAGATAGTGCATAGTGTTGAAAGAACGATTGTAACTGCAGAAGAAGGCTATTTATTTGTTGCGAAAGGAAGGGAACTGTCGGAAAGAACGGGGTATGTGTTTCAGCAGATTGAAAGTGCAACAGGAATGATGAACGGTGCAATGAATGCTGTCTCCACAACTATTAAAGAAGTGCGGTCCATGACGGATATCATATCGGCTGAATCGATAGATGTACAAAACCTTGCATTGCAAACACTAACGGAAGCCCAATCGGCAAGCGCAGCAACAGAAGAACAGCTATCCGCAAATTCGGAGATATCTATGAACGCGCAGGCGTTAGCTATACTGGCGGAACGTCTTCTGAGGGATGTGAATCGATTTAAGATAGCTGAGTAGTGGATTAAAGGGGGATTGAATAATGAAGGCAATTATATTTGATTTTGATGGGACATTGGCGAATACATTACCAATTTGTTATTACGCATTTCAAAGCGTCTTTAAGGAATACGATAATAGAGAAATTACGCCAAACGAGATTATAGGAATGTTTGGTCCTTCGGAAGTTGGCATTCTTAGAAAGAATCTATTAAGCACTCGTAAAGACGAGGCGATAGAATATTTCTACCAACAATACTCAGAGTTTCATATGGACTTAGTAAAAGCTAATCAAGACATACATAAAATGATTTCTATCCTAAAAGGGATGGATATAAAGTTGGGAATTTTCACAGGCAAGGCAAAAAGAAGCTTAGACATCTCCTTGGAAAAATTAGATATGGAAGGGTTGTTCGATTGTGTAATCACGGGCGATGATGTATGTAAGCCTAAACCCGATCCGGAAGGGCTTGTGAAAGCCTTATCGTTACTAAAAGTGGATAATTCTGAAGCGATTTTTGTTGGAGATAGTGATGCGGATATAATTGCTGGATTGCAAGCTAATGTATTTACAATTGGTGTACAGTGGCTCCCTGAATATCAAACTGCAGTATTTAGTGAACAACCAAATTTGCTGATGGGTAGCGTGGCGGAATTTGAGAATTATGTGAAGGGTGAAGTTAAATGAGTACACAATGGTTGAATTGGGCAAAAAGAATTCAGGCATTGTCTCAGTCGGGATTAGCCTTTTCAAAAGATATTTATGATATAGAGCGTTACGAGGAGTTACGAAAAATTAGTGTTGAGATAATAGCGGAGTATACCAATCTTGATATGAATAAAATTGAAGACTTGTTCGCTAATGAAACAGGCTATCAAACTCCGAAAGTAGATGTTCGAGGTGTCGTATTTAAAAATGATCAAATCTTAATGGTGAAAGAGAACATAGATGATAAATGGGCTTTGCCGGGTGGATTTTGCGACATAGAACTATCTCCTACTGAGAATGTAGTAAAGGAGATTAAAGAGGAATCCGGATACGATGTAATTCCAGTAAAAATAATTGCCTTATTAGATAAAAACAAGCACCCTCATCCTCCAGAACCATATCATTACTATAAGATTTTCATCATGTGTGAAATTATTGGAGGAGGTCCAGCTGTGGGACCGGAAACGAACCAAGTTGAGTTCTTTTCTAAGAACAATTTACCCCCACTCTCTAAAAATCGAAATACCGAGTCCCAAATTATAACTATGTTTGAATTCTTATGGAATCCTCATAAGGAAACGGTTTTTGATTGATAATTCCACCATTAGTAGAATTATAGTATTCAACCAATAGTTGATAGGCGGTTTGGTAACAATATGCTACGCTGAAGTTAACAGTGCGCGCTGAAACTTATTGGGGAGGTTGTTTGGATGTTGGATACACGAAAGATTGGAAGTTATATTTCAAAGCTACGGAAAGAGCGGGATTGGACGCAGATGGAGATGGCGGATCGGTTGAATGTGAGTCATCAGGCCGTTTCTAAATGGGAACGTGGAGAATCGATGCCAGATTTAGGGACATTGATGAACATCGGTCAGGAATTTGGAGTGTCGGTGGATGAGTTGATGAATGGGGGTGCCGGGCAGGATGATACGGTATACGTCCATAATCTTGGTCGGATCATGAAGGGGTTTTCTGAGGAGCGTCGGGAAGAAGTCGCAGAAATGATCAATACGGGCGAAGCGGAAATGGATGAATTAATTGAAGTAGCGCCTTTATTGAAAGCGAGTGAATTGGCCGCAGTGACGGAGAAGGTAGATAAAAGCCTGTTCAATCAAGATATGATTTTGAGGCTCGCTCCTTTTGTTGAAACAGAGACGTTGGATCAGCTTGTATTAGAGGCGGCTCAGGAAAGCGTAGAAATTGAGCTTATTGGGAAATTGGCTCCATTTATTAGTAATGACGCGTTAGGAAAATTGTTGGACAAGGCTGTTACGGACGGAGTGGATTTTGACGCCGTAGTTCGACTGGCGCCGTTTGTACAAAGGGAGTCATTGGATAGGCTTGCACTCCAGGCGATGGAGGATGGCATAGGTTTGGATTTGATTGGAAAACTGGCACCTTTTGTTAGTAGAGAAGCATTAGGGAAATTATTAGACAAGGCAGTTGCGGATAACCTGGATTATGATGCAGTTATCAAGCTTGCTCCGTTTATTGGAAGAGAACGTGTAGATAAATTGATTGAACGGGCTGTAACTGAGGATTTGGAATGGACATTTGTCGTTAGATTGGCTCCGTTTTGCAGCCGTTCAATGTTGAATCGATTGGCGGAACAAGTGAAAGAGGGGGAATTGGATTCAAATCGCCTAATATCCCTTGCGCCTTTCATCGACAGGGAGGTTTTGAGCAGGATTGTGGATCGGATGGAAATGAGCAAGTTTGAGCCGGAAGCAATTGCGGGATTAGCGCCGTTTGTAGATAAAGGGACGTTAAGCAAATGGATTCAAAGATTATTGGTGAAATGAAGGAGGAGCAGCACTGTACAAACGGTGCTGTTTTTTATTGCATTTTACTGAAGTGTGAATTGTTTGGTAAGTGAGAACGTGTGTATGGTATAATGTGAGAATAATAGCATAGTTTTCAAGGGCGGTCAGCATCCTGTAGTTGTAACAACATTCCAGTCTTCACAGATGGAAGGGGGTGCTGTAAGAAGTGACTACATTCGAAGCAATAATCGTCATGATTAGTTTTTCTACTCTAATCGTAGCAGTGATTGCACTAGTATTGTCACAAAAGAAATAATCCACCCTTGAGTTTTAGCGGACTCGGATGGATTAATTCCTAATGTGACGCTGATCCCCTAATGGAAACCATGTCTATTAAAGTTCCGCAATGATGCACCAACATCGTTGCGGTCTTTTTTACTATATCCTATATCTATTGAAATTATAACAAATAGAAATCGTAAAGTCTATTAATTGAAAATAATTGAAGAGGTGTGTTTATGTTAATTCAACATGGCCGTGTGGCTATTCGAGAATTGATTAATGGCGATAAATTCCTTTTGGCCAAATGGTTGTCCGATCCCATGGTGTTGCAATTTTATGAGGGACGGGACCGTCCTCTAAATTTGGCACAGGTTGAGGAGGACTTTTACGGTGAAGCGGACGGTGAGACAAGATGTCTTATATTATACGATGAGA contains:
- a CDS encoding helix-turn-helix transcriptional regulator is translated as MLDTRKIGSYISKLRKERDWTQMEMADRLNVSHQAVSKWERGESMPDLGTLMNIGQEFGVSVDELMNGGAGQDDTVYVHNLGRIMKGFSEERREEVAEMINTGEAEMDELIEVAPLLKASELAAVTEKVDKSLFNQDMILRLAPFVETETLDQLVLEAAQESVEIELIGKLAPFISNDALGKLLDKAVTDGVDFDAVVRLAPFVQRESLDRLALQAMEDGIGLDLIGKLAPFVSREALGKLLDKAVADNLDYDAVIKLAPFIGRERVDKLIERAVTEDLEWTFVVRLAPFCSRSMLNRLAEQVKEGELDSNRLISLAPFIDREVLSRIVDRMEMSKFEPEAIAGLAPFVDKGTLSKWIQRLLVK
- a CDS encoding putative holin-like toxin, which gives rise to MTTFEAIIVMISFSTLIVAVIALVLSQKK